A single region of the Variovorax paradoxus genome encodes:
- a CDS encoding PAS domain S-box protein: MNPDHAEEALGDQIDDAVPSRGYRMLPVVGLGGSAGSIEAVGEFLEATPADTGMAFVVVLYLPAAHEHALVQVLARSTRMRVVPVGGRQRIERDTVYVVPPGRTLRTRGELIELAALPPGQARHMAVDFFFRTLADTHGPHAIAVVLSGVDSDGTIGVKRIKERGGLTVAQDPQETRHNGMAQSAIATGMIDWVLPVREMGARIGAYYRIERQLKLPPEQLPDSEDDAPPAPDVDEAAFREVLAFVRSRSGRDFVNYKRATVLRRIGRRMQVNGVSDLAAYLDCLRTRPGEAGALLQDMLISVTNFFRDGECFSALEGMVHELFRNKTSADTIRVWVVACATGEEAYSVAMLLSEHARMLESPPSIQIFATDLDEDAVRAAREGIYPMVSEADVSEDRLRRFFIREQRGYRVRRELREMVLFAVHDVLKDSPFSRVDLATCRNLLIYLNREAQARVFETLHFALVPGGRLFIGASEAVDEDSPLFSVLDKKHRIYAHRHAPKAALPVPTGRSSAALALDVKRALPVIPGAAFAQLQRSALAPLSDGRTMTWGELHLRLLDRLAPPSILLDSDHEMLHVSPAATPFLHFSGGEPSRNVLRAIVPDLKAELQTALYHVNERRQPVEVAPVRVRLGQAEAEVSLHVMPVEEIGGGLLVLLREAEPSGARGSIVVPRVDAEPIAEHLEREVTRLKSQLRETVEQYETSTEELKASNEELHAMNEELHSATEELETSREELQSINEELTTVNHELKSKVDDLGQANSDMLNLMDATAIATVFLDREFHVTRFTPSAVAIFKLIATDVGRPLSDLTTPLDYPQLAADARKVLQTLQPSEREVGDSAGNWYLARVRPYRTIEDRIAGVVLTFVDITERKEAQESLRQSQERFSAIVNQASVGVAQTRLDGEITFANTCYHELMGYGENELAGVSALDLVHAADKPAISALFARLAQYGEPFQSESRNVRKDGSFIWLHKSVTVLTDAGGKPDSALIVCSDISERRAAEEALRESEERFRLMLENAVDYAIFSVDMERCVKSWNTGAERLLGYTEAEILGRSADIIFTEEDRAAGAPLEEARTALSAGRAADDRLHQRKDGSRFWASGALMPMHNSEGAVVGMVKVLRDQSEQRAAQQEVEQSRGELLDALRANEAARQALEAADAAKDRFLAVLSHELRNPLASISGAAELLAPEELPTQEQARAARVVRRQAAAMKVLLGDLLDVSSLRRGRLVLRRERVTAQNIVDAALEATRPLMEQGRHKLELDIFAAEIPLDADPMRLTQVISNLLSNAAKYTPERGEIQLAVHADADAGHAIFTVTDNGIGMDPDTVDTMFEMFTQSVHAHDRSAGGLGIGLALVRNIVELHGGTVTGESRGLGHGSRFTVHIPLAEPLASEAVPVYVKSETASPGAAAEGAPQRVLLADDNVDALWGMARMLSISGFSVKTADNGVDALRVAEHFRPDAAVLDIGMPGLDGHEVARRIRAQPWGRGMLLVAATGWSQPEDKLAALAAGFDEHLVKPVAAADVQRLLRARDGAAAAGG; this comes from the coding sequence ATGAATCCCGACCATGCCGAGGAAGCACTGGGCGATCAGATCGACGACGCCGTGCCGTCGCGGGGCTATCGCATGCTGCCCGTCGTCGGGCTCGGAGGCTCGGCGGGCAGCATCGAGGCCGTGGGCGAGTTCCTGGAGGCCACGCCGGCAGACACGGGCATGGCCTTCGTGGTCGTTCTGTACCTGCCCGCGGCGCATGAGCATGCGCTGGTGCAGGTGCTGGCGCGGTCCACCCGGATGCGGGTGGTGCCGGTCGGTGGCAGGCAGCGCATCGAGCGCGACACGGTGTACGTGGTTCCGCCCGGCAGGACGCTGCGCACACGCGGCGAGCTCATCGAACTGGCGGCGCTTCCGCCGGGCCAGGCCCGCCACATGGCAGTCGACTTTTTCTTTCGCACGCTGGCCGACACCCACGGGCCCCACGCCATTGCGGTGGTTCTTTCGGGCGTGGACAGCGACGGCACCATCGGTGTCAAGCGCATCAAGGAGCGCGGCGGCCTCACGGTCGCGCAAGACCCGCAGGAAACCCGCCACAACGGCATGGCGCAGTCGGCCATTGCCACCGGCATGATCGACTGGGTGCTGCCGGTGCGTGAAATGGGCGCGCGCATTGGCGCCTACTACCGCATCGAACGGCAACTGAAGCTGCCGCCCGAGCAACTGCCGGACAGCGAAGACGATGCACCGCCCGCGCCGGATGTGGACGAGGCGGCTTTCCGCGAGGTGCTGGCCTTCGTGCGAAGCCGCAGCGGGCGCGATTTTGTCAACTACAAGCGGGCCACCGTGCTGCGGCGCATCGGCCGCCGCATGCAGGTGAACGGCGTGAGCGACCTGGCCGCCTACCTGGATTGCCTGCGCACGCGCCCCGGCGAGGCCGGCGCGCTGCTGCAGGACATGCTGATCAGCGTGACCAATTTCTTTCGCGATGGCGAATGCTTTTCGGCGCTGGAAGGCATGGTGCACGAGCTGTTCCGCAACAAGACATCGGCCGACACTATTCGCGTGTGGGTGGTGGCTTGCGCTACCGGCGAAGAGGCCTATTCGGTTGCGATGCTGCTGAGCGAGCATGCCCGCATGCTGGAAAGCCCGCCGTCCATCCAGATCTTTGCCACCGACCTGGACGAAGACGCGGTGCGCGCCGCCCGTGAAGGCATCTACCCCATGGTCAGCGAGGCCGATGTCTCGGAAGATCGGCTGCGGCGCTTCTTCATCCGTGAACAGCGCGGCTACCGCGTGCGCCGCGAGCTGCGCGAAATGGTGCTGTTCGCGGTGCACGACGTGCTGAAGGATTCGCCGTTCTCGCGCGTAGACCTGGCCACCTGCCGCAACCTGCTCATCTACCTCAACCGGGAGGCGCAGGCCCGCGTATTCGAGACGCTGCACTTTGCGCTGGTGCCCGGCGGCCGGCTGTTCATCGGCGCATCTGAGGCGGTGGACGAGGACAGCCCGCTGTTCTCGGTGCTCGACAAGAAGCACCGCATCTATGCGCATCGCCATGCGCCCAAGGCCGCACTGCCGGTGCCTACGGGCCGCAGCAGCGCCGCGCTGGCGCTGGACGTCAAGCGCGCGCTGCCCGTGATTCCGGGGGCGGCGTTCGCGCAGCTGCAGCGCAGCGCGCTGGCGCCGCTCTCCGACGGCCGCACCATGACCTGGGGCGAGCTGCACCTGCGGCTGCTCGACCGCCTGGCGCCGCCGTCCATCCTGCTGGATTCCGACCACGAGATGCTGCACGTCTCGCCCGCGGCAACGCCGTTCCTGCACTTCAGCGGCGGCGAGCCCTCGCGCAACGTGCTGCGCGCCATCGTGCCCGACCTGAAGGCCGAGCTGCAGACCGCGCTCTATCACGTGAACGAAAGGCGCCAACCTGTCGAAGTGGCGCCGGTGCGGGTGCGGCTGGGCCAAGCCGAAGCAGAGGTGTCGCTCCATGTGATGCCGGTGGAAGAAATCGGCGGCGGCTTGCTGGTGTTGCTGCGCGAGGCCGAGCCCTCCGGCGCGCGCGGCAGCATCGTGGTTCCGCGCGTGGATGCGGAGCCCATTGCCGAGCACCTGGAGCGCGAGGTGACGCGCCTGAAGTCGCAGTTGCGCGAGACCGTGGAGCAGTACGAGACATCGACCGAGGAACTCAAGGCGAGCAACGAGGAACTGCACGCCATGAACGAAGAGCTTCACTCTGCGACCGAGGAGCTCGAGACCAGCCGCGAAGAACTGCAGTCCATCAACGAAGAGCTCACCACCGTCAACCACGAGCTCAAGAGCAAGGTGGACGATCTCGGCCAGGCCAACAGCGACATGCTGAACCTGATGGATGCGACCGCCATTGCCACGGTGTTTCTGGACCGCGAGTTCCACGTGACCCGCTTCACGCCGAGCGCGGTGGCCATCTTCAAGCTGATTGCCACCGACGTCGGGCGGCCGCTCTCGGACCTGACCACGCCGCTGGACTACCCGCAGCTTGCGGCGGATGCGCGCAAGGTGCTCCAGACGCTGCAGCCCTCCGAGCGCGAAGTGGGCGACAGCGCCGGCAACTGGTACCTGGCGCGCGTGCGGCCCTACCGCACCATCGAAGACCGCATTGCCGGCGTGGTGCTCACCTTCGTGGACATCACCGAGCGCAAGGAGGCGCAGGAGTCGCTGCGGCAGTCGCAAGAGCGCTTCAGCGCCATCGTCAACCAGGCCTCGGTGGGCGTGGCGCAAACCCGGCTCGACGGCGAGATCACCTTTGCCAACACCTGCTATCACGAGCTCATGGGCTACGGCGAGAACGAGCTCGCCGGCGTGAGCGCGCTCGACCTGGTGCACGCCGCCGACAAGCCGGCCATCTCGGCGCTGTTCGCGCGGCTGGCCCAATACGGCGAACCGTTCCAGAGCGAGAGCCGCAATGTTCGCAAGGACGGCTCCTTCATCTGGCTGCACAAGAGCGTGACGGTGCTCACGGATGCGGGCGGCAAGCCTGATTCCGCGCTCATCGTGTGCAGCGACATCAGCGAGCGCAGGGCCGCCGAAGAAGCGCTGCGCGAAAGCGAGGAGCGCTTCCGGCTGATGCTGGAAAACGCGGTCGACTACGCGATCTTCTCGGTCGACATGGAGCGCTGCGTCAAAAGCTGGAACACCGGCGCCGAGCGGCTCCTGGGCTACACCGAGGCCGAGATCCTGGGCCGGTCGGCCGACATCATCTTTACCGAGGAAGACCGCGCGGCGGGCGCCCCGCTGGAAGAGGCCCGAACCGCGCTCAGCGCCGGCAGGGCGGCCGACGACCGGCTGCACCAGCGCAAGGACGGCTCGCGCTTCTGGGCCAGCGGCGCGCTCATGCCCATGCACAACAGCGAGGGTGCGGTCGTCGGCATGGTGAAGGTGCTGCGCGACCAGAGCGAGCAGCGCGCGGCGCAGCAGGAGGTGGAGCAAAGCCGCGGCGAACTGCTCGATGCGCTGCGCGCCAACGAGGCCGCGCGCCAGGCGCTCGAAGCCGCCGACGCGGCCAAGGACCGCTTTCTGGCCGTGCTCTCGCACGAGCTACGCAATCCGCTCGCCTCGATCAGCGGCGCCGCCGAACTGCTGGCGCCTGAGGAGCTTCCCACGCAGGAGCAGGCGCGCGCCGCGCGCGTGGTGCGGCGCCAGGCGGCAGCCATGAAGGTGCTGCTGGGCGACCTGCTCGATGTGTCCAGCCTGCGCCGTGGCCGGTTGGTATTGCGGCGCGAGCGGGTCACGGCGCAGAACATCGTCGATGCGGCGCTGGAGGCCACCCGCCCGCTGATGGAGCAGGGCCGCCACAAGCTCGAGCTCGACATCTTCGCCGCCGAGATTCCGCTGGACGCCGACCCGATGCGCCTGACGCAAGTGATCTCGAACCTGCTGTCCAACGCGGCCAAGTACACGCCGGAAAGAGGCGAGATCCAGCTGGCGGTGCATGCCGATGCGGATGCAGGCCATGCGATCTTCACCGTCACGGACAACGGCATCGGCATGGACCCGGACACGGTCGACACGATGTTCGAGATGTTCACGCAGAGCGTGCACGCGCACGATCGCTCGGCCGGCGGGCTGGGCATCGGGCTGGCGCTGGTGCGCAATATCGTCGAGCTGCATGGCGGCACCGTCACCGGCGAGAGCAGGGGGCTCGGCCATGGCAGCCGGTTCACCGTGCACATTCCGCTCGCGGAGCCGCTCGCATCCGAAGCCGTGCCGGTGTACGTGAAATCCGAAACTGCCTCCCCGGGTGCTGCGGCGGAGGGTGCGCCGCAGCGCGTGCTGCTTGCGGACGACAACGTGGACGCCCTCTGGGGCATGGCGCGCATGCTGTCGATCTCCGGCTTCAGCGTAAAAACCGCCGACAACGGGGTCGACGCGCTTCGGGTGGCGGAGCACTTCCGGCCGGATGCGGCCGTGCTCGACATCGGCATGCCCGGGCTCGACGGCCACGAGGTGGCGCGCCGGATTCGTGCGCAACCGTGGGGGCGCGGCATGCTTCTTGTGGCCGCCACGGGGTGGAGCCAGCCCGAAGACAAGCTTGCCGCACTGGCGGCGGGGTTCGACGAGCACCTGGTGAAGCCGGTGGCCGCGGCCGACGTTCAGCGCCTGCTGCGGGCGCGCGACGGGGCAGCGGCCGCGGGCGGCTGA
- a CDS encoding chemotaxis protein CheB, protein MLDLVAELPAGFPAPIFFVQHIGAHRSHLASLLNDRGPNRAVEAQQGDVPAAGTIYIAPPDHHMLLEGGVVRLTRGPKEHHARPAIDPLFRSAALDYGPRAVGVVLTGRLDDGSAGLRAIKDCGGIAVVQDPAEAHEPSMPQSAMAAVQVDHVVALRGMGQFLFQLAQPRRELPAWEPSAALRREYAVALGERTVENLKVIGEASMFSCPDCGGVLFELHDKHPVRYRCHTGHAFSARSLAATQEQVTDAALWTSLRTMQEKESILRRLAEVQKAEGVGNAEESLREADQLAIVSAALRKLTLKAPSPASFDAS, encoded by the coding sequence ATGCTCGATCTGGTCGCTGAACTGCCGGCCGGTTTCCCCGCGCCGATTTTCTTTGTGCAGCACATCGGCGCCCACCGCAGCCATCTTGCTTCCCTGCTCAACGACCGCGGGCCGAACCGGGCCGTCGAGGCGCAGCAGGGCGACGTTCCTGCAGCGGGCACCATCTACATCGCGCCCCCCGACCACCACATGCTGCTCGAGGGCGGCGTGGTTCGCCTGACGCGTGGACCCAAGGAACACCATGCCCGCCCCGCCATCGATCCGTTGTTCCGTTCCGCCGCACTGGATTACGGCCCCCGCGCCGTGGGCGTGGTGCTTACCGGCAGGCTCGACGATGGCAGCGCCGGCCTGCGCGCCATCAAGGATTGCGGCGGCATTGCCGTGGTGCAGGACCCGGCCGAAGCCCATGAACCCAGCATGCCGCAGAGCGCGATGGCCGCAGTGCAGGTGGACCACGTGGTCGCGCTGCGGGGAATGGGGCAGTTTTTATTCCAGTTGGCGCAGCCGCGCCGCGAACTGCCGGCTTGGGAGCCGTCGGCTGCGTTGCGCCGCGAGTACGCCGTGGCCTTGGGAGAGCGCACTGTGGAAAACCTGAAGGTGATCGGCGAGGCCTCCATGTTCAGCTGCCCCGACTGCGGGGGCGTGCTGTTCGAACTGCACGACAAGCACCCGGTGCGCTACCGCTGCCACACCGGCCACGCCTTCAGCGCGCGCAGCCTTGCAGCCACGCAGGAACAGGTGACCGACGCCGCCCTGTGGACCAGCCTGCGCACCATGCAGGAGAAGGAATCCATCCTGCGGCGGCTGGCCGAGGTCCAGAAGGCGGAAGGCGTCGGCAACGCCGAAGAGTCGCTGCGCGAGGCCGACCAGCTCGCGATCGTGAGCGCCGCATTGCGCAAGCTCACGTTGAAGGCGCCCAGCCCCGCGAGTTTCGACGCGAGCTGA
- a CDS encoding manganese catalase family protein: MFSHNKRLQYTVRVSETNPGLANLMLEQFGGPQGELAAACRYFTQALGDDDPGRKDMLFDISTEELSHLEIIGTIVGMLNKGAKGRLAEGVEEQGEMYRTITGAGNDSHITQVLYGGGPPLVNSAGVPWTAAYIDTIGEPTADLRSNIAAEARAKIVYERLINLTDDPGVKDALTFLMTREIAHQKSFEKALYSIEPNFPPGKLPGDPRFTNVYFRMSKSDADLRGPWNQGERWDFVPVTQESGPVDGGDGLATVELSDADAPVLQQMAARTQSRPDGDPLTGAELGMGEGPALPAGADGTMPPTKK, from the coding sequence ATGTTTTCTCACAACAAGCGACTGCAATACACGGTGCGCGTCAGCGAGACCAATCCCGGCCTCGCCAACCTCATGCTCGAGCAGTTCGGCGGCCCGCAGGGCGAGCTGGCCGCGGCCTGCCGCTATTTCACTCAGGCGCTCGGCGACGACGACCCGGGCCGCAAGGACATGCTGTTCGATATTTCGACCGAGGAGCTGAGCCACCTCGAGATCATCGGCACCATCGTCGGCATGCTCAACAAGGGCGCCAAGGGGCGGCTGGCCGAAGGCGTGGAAGAGCAAGGCGAGATGTACCGCACCATCACCGGCGCGGGCAACGACAGCCACATCACGCAGGTGCTCTACGGCGGCGGGCCGCCGCTGGTCAACTCCGCCGGCGTGCCTTGGACGGCCGCCTACATCGACACCATCGGCGAGCCCACGGCGGACTTGCGCTCCAACATCGCGGCCGAGGCGCGCGCCAAGATCGTGTACGAGCGGCTCATCAACCTGACCGACGATCCGGGCGTGAAGGACGCGCTGACCTTCTTGATGACTCGCGAGATCGCGCACCAGAAGTCTTTCGAGAAGGCGCTCTATTCCATCGAGCCCAACTTCCCGCCGGGCAAGCTGCCGGGCGACCCGCGCTTCACCAACGTGTACTTCCGCATGTCCAAGAGCGACGCGGACCTGCGCGGCCCCTGGAACCAGGGCGAGCGGTGGGACTTCGTACCCGTCACGCAAGAGTCGGGGCCGGTGGACGGCGGCGACGGCCTGGCCACGGTGGAGCTCAGCGACGCCGATGCACCGGTGCTGCAGCAGATGGCCGCGCGCACGCAGTCGCGCCCCGACGGCGATCCGCTCACGGGCGCGGAGCTTGGCATGGGCGAAGGCCCGGCGCTGCCCGCGGGCGCCGATGGCACCATGCCGCCAACAAAGAAGTAA
- a CDS encoding ferritin-like domain-containing protein, with protein sequence MPVKSLSDLFVHELSDTYSAEKQMTRSLPKLARAATDEGLASAFETHLEETRGQVERIEQIAELLQIKIKRIKCEGMAGLVEEGDSLIDQIEKGPVLDAALIGAARKVEHYEIAGYNSLCTLAKKLGHTEAVSLLEASLAEETATDGKLSALAEAQAMEEAIAEE encoded by the coding sequence ATGCCCGTCAAAAGCCTCTCCGATCTTTTCGTTCACGAGCTCTCCGACACCTACAGCGCCGAAAAGCAGATGACGCGCTCGTTGCCCAAGCTGGCCCGCGCCGCCACCGACGAGGGCCTGGCTTCGGCCTTCGAGACTCACCTGGAAGAGACGCGCGGCCAGGTCGAGCGCATCGAACAGATCGCCGAGCTGCTGCAGATCAAGATCAAGCGCATCAAATGCGAAGGCATGGCCGGCCTGGTCGAGGAAGGCGATTCGCTGATCGACCAGATCGAGAAGGGCCCGGTGCTCGATGCTGCGTTGATCGGCGCGGCGCGCAAGGTGGAGCACTACGAGATTGCGGGCTACAACTCGCTGTGCACGCTGGCCAAGAAACTCGGACACACCGAAGCCGTCTCTTTGCTGGAAGCCTCGCTGGCCGAGGAAACCGCCACGGACGGCAAGCTCAGCGCGCTGGCCGAGGCGCAGGCCATGGAAGAGGCCATTGCCGAGGAGTAA
- a CDS encoding KGG domain-containing protein, producing the protein MNDQEGRIRSRRGFAGMDPERQREIARKGGRTAHELGLAHEFTPEEARNARAKSLSARAQGAAATTPQQE; encoded by the coding sequence ATGAACGATCAAGAAGGGCGCATCCGTAGCCGCCGCGGTTTTGCAGGAATGGACCCCGAACGCCAGAGAGAGATCGCCAGGAAGGGCGGGCGCACTGCCCACGAACTGGGGCTCGCCCATGAATTCACCCCCGAGGAAGCCCGCAACGCGAGGGCCAAGAGCCTGAGTGCACGGGCGCAGGGAGCTGCCGCGACCACGCCGCAGCAGGAGTAA
- a CDS encoding SIR2 family NAD-dependent protein deacylase: MQKPDDEKLAQLREAHRRGKVVLFVGAGISMELGLPPWSALIEHMARELGIDARSFGDKGGYLTLAEYFRLRHGSIGPLRSWMDREWHRGDVRVESSRIHELLAKGRFPIIYTTNYDRWLETAFEHHKVKYTKIVSVADLAKLHPGVTQIIKFHGDLEDDASIVLDESSYFARLDFESPLDIKLRADVLGRSVVFIGYSLADVNIRYLFYKLSRLWKQSVPDVAQPVSYLFSPSANEVQQAVLAQWGIEMIPLARDDPSKALVEFLEAVVG; the protein is encoded by the coding sequence GTGCAAAAACCCGACGACGAAAAGCTCGCCCAGCTGCGCGAGGCCCATCGGCGCGGCAAGGTGGTGCTATTCGTGGGCGCAGGCATCTCGATGGAGCTGGGGCTGCCGCCGTGGTCGGCGCTCATCGAGCACATGGCGCGCGAACTCGGCATCGATGCGCGCTCCTTCGGCGACAAGGGCGGCTATCTCACGCTGGCCGAGTACTTCCGCCTCCGGCACGGCAGCATCGGCCCGCTGCGCAGCTGGATGGACCGCGAATGGCACCGCGGCGACGTCCGGGTGGAAAGCTCGCGCATCCACGAGCTGCTGGCCAAGGGCCGCTTCCCGATCATCTACACCACCAACTACGACCGCTGGCTGGAGACCGCCTTCGAGCACCACAAGGTGAAGTACACCAAGATCGTGAGCGTGGCCGACCTCGCCAAGCTGCATCCGGGCGTCACGCAGATCATCAAGTTCCACGGTGACCTGGAGGACGACGCCTCCATCGTGCTCGACGAGAGCAGCTACTTCGCCCGGCTCGACTTCGAGTCGCCGCTGGACATCAAGCTGCGCGCCGACGTGCTCGGGCGCTCGGTGGTCTTCATCGGCTACAGCCTCGCGGACGTGAACATCCGCTACCTGTTCTACAAGCTCTCGCGGCTATGGAAACAGTCGGTGCCCGACGTGGCGCAGCCGGTTTCCTACCTGTTCTCGCCTTCGGCCAACGAGGTGCAGCAGGCCGTGCTCGCGCAGTGGGGCATCGAGATGATTCCGCTGGCGCGGGACGATCCGTCGAAGGCCCTCGTCGAGTTCCTGGAAGCCGTGGTGGGGTAG
- the ctaD gene encoding cytochrome c oxidase subunit I, with the protein MPYGWRRWVLATNHKDIGTLYLLFSLTMLMVGGVLALGIRAELFQPGLQLLNPEVYNQFVTIHGLVMVFGAIMPAFVGFANWMIPLQVGASDMAFARMNNFSFWLLPPAGLMLIAPFFTADGAAASGWTLYPPLSLQMGPAMDAGIFAVHIMGASSIMGAINIIVTILNMRAPGMQLMKMPMFCWTWLITAYLLIAVMPVLAGAVTMLLTDRHFGTSFFNPAGGGDPVLFQHIFWFFGHPEVYIMILPAFGIISQVVPAFSRKRLFGYASMVYATASIAILSFIVWAHHMFTTGMPVTGQLFFMYTTMLVAVPTAVKVFNWIATMWQSSLTLETPMLFALGFIFVFSIGGLSGVILSISPIDIQVHDTHYVVAHFHYVLVAGSLFAMFSGYYYWSPKWTGVMYDELRGQIHFWVSIVSFNVGFFPLHFLGLAGMPRRYADYPMQFADFNHIASIGAFVFGLAQAYFVLFIVWPAMRKRGQPAPAKPWEGAEGLEWEVPSPAPFHTFETPPRLDSTATRVVG; encoded by the coding sequence ATGCCGTACGGTTGGCGCCGGTGGGTGCTGGCCACCAACCACAAGGACATCGGCACGCTCTACCTGCTGTTCAGCCTCACCATGCTGATGGTGGGCGGAGTGCTGGCGCTGGGCATTCGCGCCGAGCTCTTTCAGCCGGGGCTGCAGCTGCTCAACCCCGAGGTGTACAACCAGTTCGTCACCATCCACGGGCTGGTCATGGTGTTCGGCGCCATCATGCCGGCGTTCGTCGGCTTTGCGAACTGGATGATCCCGCTGCAGGTCGGCGCATCGGACATGGCCTTCGCGCGCATGAACAACTTCAGCTTCTGGCTGCTGCCGCCGGCCGGGCTGATGCTGATTGCGCCCTTCTTCACGGCCGACGGCGCCGCCGCTTCGGGCTGGACGCTCTACCCGCCGCTGAGCCTGCAGATGGGCCCCGCCATGGACGCCGGCATTTTTGCGGTGCACATCATGGGCGCGAGTTCGATCATGGGCGCCATCAACATCATCGTCACCATCCTGAACATGCGCGCTCCCGGCATGCAGCTCATGAAAATGCCGATGTTCTGCTGGACCTGGCTCATCACCGCCTACCTGCTGATCGCCGTGATGCCGGTGCTGGCCGGCGCGGTGACCATGCTGCTCACCGACCGCCACTTCGGCACCAGCTTCTTCAACCCCGCGGGCGGCGGCGACCCGGTGCTGTTCCAGCACATCTTCTGGTTCTTCGGCCACCCGGAGGTCTACATCATGATCCTGCCGGCCTTCGGCATCATCAGCCAGGTGGTTCCGGCCTTCTCGCGCAAGCGGCTGTTCGGCTATGCGTCGATGGTGTACGCCACGGCGTCCATCGCCATCCTGTCGTTCATCGTGTGGGCGCACCACATGTTCACCACCGGCATGCCGGTAACGGGGCAGCTGTTCTTCATGTACACGACCATGCTGGTGGCGGTGCCCACGGCGGTGAAGGTGTTCAACTGGATCGCGACGATGTGGCAGTCGTCGCTGACGCTCGAAACCCCGATGCTGTTTGCACTGGGCTTCATCTTCGTGTTTTCGATCGGCGGGCTCAGCGGGGTCATTCTTTCGATCTCGCCCATCGACATCCAGGTGCACGACACCCACTATGTGGTGGCGCACTTCCACTATGTGCTGGTGGCCGGCTCGCTGTTTGCCATGTTCTCTGGCTACTACTACTGGTCGCCCAAATGGACCGGCGTGATGTACGACGAGCTCCGCGGCCAGATCCACTTCTGGGTCTCCATCGTGAGCTTCAACGTCGGCTTCTTCCCGCTGCATTTTCTTGGCCTTGCCGGCATGCCGCGCCGCTATGCGGACTATCCGATGCAGTTTGCCGACTTCAACCACATCGCCAGCATCGGCGCCTTCGTCTTCGGGCTGGCACAGGCCTACTTCGTCCTCTTCATCGTGTGGCCGGCAATGAGGAAGCGCGGGCAACCCGCGCCCGCCAAACCCTGGGAAGGCGCCGAGGGGCTGGAGTGGGAAGTGCCTTCGCCCGCCCCCTTCCATACCTTCGAGACTCCGCCCCGGCTGGACAGCACTGCCACCCGGGTGGTCGGCTGA
- a CDS encoding DUF2244 domain-containing protein, with translation MPSPADHTALADAQAQVFEPGSAHAPVRWNLRRNVSMKPRVFMLHIGAAAGISCAIGIGFCIAGYPLVLAFCACQALALLAAMVHYAVHALDGEQLVLTGEALEVRCTRGFRSHTVRLNPCWTRLECTASAEPPTLCSGGTRVPVAVYLAEPQRRRFAAEFSRMLAGARMPAAADRES, from the coding sequence TTGCCAAGCCCCGCCGACCACACCGCACTTGCCGACGCACAAGCCCAGGTTTTCGAGCCCGGCAGCGCGCACGCCCCGGTGCGCTGGAACCTTCGGCGCAACGTTTCAATGAAGCCGCGCGTCTTCATGCTGCACATCGGCGCGGCGGCCGGCATCAGCTGCGCGATCGGCATCGGGTTCTGCATTGCAGGCTATCCGCTGGTGCTGGCCTTCTGCGCCTGCCAGGCCCTTGCGCTTTTGGCTGCCATGGTCCACTACGCGGTTCATGCGCTCGACGGCGAGCAGCTGGTGCTCACCGGCGAGGCGCTCGAAGTGCGATGCACGCGCGGCTTCCGCTCGCACACCGTTCGCCTCAACCCTTGCTGGACGCGGCTCGAATGCACGGCGAGCGCCGAGCCACCCACGCTGTGCAGCGGCGGCACCCGCGTGCCCGTTGCGGTGTACCTGGCCGAGCCGCAGCGCCGCCGGTTTGCCGCGGAGTTCAGCCGCATGCTCGCTGGCGCCCGGATGCCGGCCGCGGCCGATCGCGAGTCGTAG